In the genome of Capra hircus breed San Clemente chromosome 5, ASM170441v1, whole genome shotgun sequence, one region contains:
- the ASCL1 gene encoding achaete-scute homolog 1: MESSAKMESGGAGPQPQQPFLPPAACFFATAAAQSAQQPPPPPPPPPQLSPAADGQPSGGGHKSAPKQVKRQRSSSPELMRCKRRLNFSGFGYSLPQQQPAAVARRNERERNRVKLVNLGFATLREHVPNGAANKKMSKVETLRSAVEYIRALQQLLDEHDAVSAAFQAGVLSPTISPNYSNDMNSMAGSPVSSYSSDEGSYDPLSPEEQELLDFTNWF; this comes from the coding sequence ATGGAGAGCTCTGCCAAGATGGAGAGCGGCGGCGCCGGCCCGCAGCCCCAGCAGCCCTTCCTGCCGCCCGCAGCCTGCTTCTTTGCCACGGCGGCGGCACAGAGCGCGCAGcagcctccgccgccgccgccgccgccgccgcagctgAGCCCCGCGGCCGACGGCCAGCCCTCAGGGGGCGGTCACAAGTCAGCGCCCAAGCAAGTCAAGCGCCAGCGCTCTTCGTCTCCCGAACTGATGCGCTGCAAACGCCGGCTCAACTTCAGCGGCTTTGGCTACAGCCTGCCGCAGCAGCAGCCGGCCGCCGTGGCGCGTCGCAACGAGCGCGAGCGCAACCGTGTCAAGCTGGTCAACCTGGGCTTCGCCACCCTTCGGGAGCACGTACCCAACGGCGCGGCCAACAAGAAGATGAGCAAGGTGGAGACGCTGCGCTCCGCCGTCGAGTACATCCGCGCGCTCCAGCAGCTGCTGGACGAGCACGACGCGGTGAGCGCCGCCTTCCAGGCCGGTGTCCTGTCGCCCACCATCTCCCCCAACTACTCCAACGACATGAACTCCATGGCCGGCTCGCCGGTCTCATCCTACTCTTCGGACGAGGGCTCCTACGACCCTCTCAGTCCCGAGGAACAAGAACTGCTCGACTTCACCAACTGGTTCTGA